DNA sequence from the Candidatus Omnitrophota bacterium genome:
GCGCCAGATATTCTGAATAAGGCCTTCACGCCCGAAAGGGCGCAGGAAGCCAGCACCTCGTCGGAAACAGCGCAGCTTGCGGCGTATATCTCGCACACACCGGCGGCTTTGGCCGGAATGGCGTTCATAAGAACGGATGAAGGATAAAAATATCTTCCTCCCGGCACATAAACGGCAGCGCTGGAAACAGCACGGAAACGATGGATCAGCCCAACACCCGCCCTGCCGGCATTTATGTCCTTATACAACGCCCTGATTTTTTTCTGATAAGAGAATATGTTTTTAGCGGCCTTTTCAATGCCATTCCTTGACGAAGAGGGGAGCCTTTTGAGAGCCGCGTCAAAATCCTTTTTGATGAATTTCAGGTTTTTTCCGCTCAGCCGCACTCCGTTGAATTTGTTCTCAAAGGAGAAAAGAGCCCTGTCCCCGCCGCGGCGGACCTTCGCTATTACATCTGAAACGGTTTTTTGTACACTGCTGCGCTTTTTCATTTTTCCTCTTTCAGTTGCTCCATTGAAACATTTGCGCCGAGCTTTCGCAACTTGATGAAAAAATTTTCATAGCCCCTGAACAAATGCCTGAGCTCATAAACGCGGGTTTCGCCCTCCGCCATGAGGCCGGCGATGATCATGGCCGCGGCCGCCCTCAGATCGCAGGCGTAAATATTCGTCCCCGAAAGACGGGATCTGTTTATCATGAGCACCGCGTTTTTCAGCACCATTGACGCTCCCAGCCTTTTGAGTTCGTCAACATACATAAAACGTGCCGGAAAGATCCTATCCTTTATACTGCTCCGTCCGGAAGCGCGCAGCATATACACCGCCCACAGCGGCTGAAGATCCGTGGGGAAAGCGGGATAAGGCCCCGTGACAATATTGACCGGTTTTATTATTTTCGGCGAATGGACCGTCAGGGAATTTCCCTTTTTGCTTATTTTCACACCCGTTGCCCTGAGTTTTGTCAAAAGCGCGCCCAGGTGAGCGGGGCAGGCGGAATCCACCCGCACACGGCCTCCGACGGAAGCGGCGGCGAGAAGAAAAGTCCCTGCCTCTATCCTGTCGGGCATAACGGTAAAATCAGCGCCGCCGAGGCATGCCCTGCCTTTTACAGTATAAGATGAGCCTTTTCTTGTTATCTCCGCGCCCATCGCCCTGAGGAAAAGGCAAAGATCTCCTATCTCCGGCTCCACCGACGCGTTTTCAATAACGGTCACTCCTCCGGCGCAGGACGAGGCCATAAGCAGATTTTCCGTGGCTCCCACCGAAGGAAAAGAGAATTTTATATGCGCTCCCTTAAGGGCCTGCCTCCTGAAAATCATGCGACCGCGCAAAATAGAATATGACGCGCCCATGGCCTTCAACCCGCTCAGGTGTATGTCTATCGGCCTTTCACCGAGAGCGCAGCCGCCGGGCAGGGCGAAGGAGCCTTCTCCCAATCTCGCCAGCACCGGACCCATAACCAGAACAGAAGCTCTCAGTTTCCTCACAAGTTTTTCCGGCAACGAGCCGCTTCGCAGATGGCCCGACACCTGCGCGATGTTTTTTTCAAACTTTATCGTCTTGCCCATTTTTCTCAAGAGCGCGAACAGAACGCGCACATCTTCCAGGTCGGGAACATTTCTGATGACGCATTTTTCATCCGTCAAAAGACAGGCGCTCAATATGGGGAGAGCCGCGTTCTTCGAACCACTCACCTCAAGGGTGCCTTCTAGTTTTTCCGTCCGGCGGCAAAGGCCTAACATGACGCCTCCGCCACCCTCATAATACCGGAAAGGTCTTTATAAAAATTCACATTTTTCCATCCCCCGGCATTCAGTATATCGGCAACGGCCCTTTCCTGGAGCGCTCCGATCTCTATCAAAAGATATCCGCCGTCATTCAAATAATCACGGGAGCGCACGGCGAGCTTTCTTATACAGTAAAGGCCGTCCGCGCCGGAAAAAAGCGCTTCAGCCGGCTGGCTCAACACGGCTTCATCCAGTGTTTCGCCTGACGGAATATAGGGCGGATTGCTAGCGATAATATCAAATCTGCCTTTTACATCAGCGAAAAGATCACTTCGCAGAATTTTTATATTTTCCCCCAGCTTTCCGGCGTTTTTTCGCGTGAGTCGGAGCGCGGCAGGGTTGATGTCGCAGGCTGTCACGGATAATTTGCCCAATTTTGAAGCGGCGATGGATATGTTTCCGCTGCCGCAGCCCATATCTATCAGCGTCATGCCGGCGGAAGATCTTTCAAGCAGCCGTTCCACAAGCGTCTCAGTGCTGTTTTTCGGTATAAAAACTCCCTCTTCCATTTCAAGCGTCAGACCCATGAATTCAACCGAGCCCGTAATATATTCCACCGCGGTGCCCGCAGCCCGGCGCAAAAAATTATCAGTCAGCTTTTTCCTCAACACCGGGTTTATCTTTTTATCCGAAAAAGCCGCTTCTCCGTAAGACAGTGACAGCGACGCGTTGAACAGCGTGTCAAATTCCTCGCCTGACAGCCGCGGATAATCCCCACGCATAGCCTTATAAAGCTCTCCGGCACAAACAGCTATGACGGTATCTCTCATTTTCCGGCAAGCTCCTCATTCAGTTTTTCCGTCATAGCCGATATCCTGCCTTCCATGAATTCGGTAAGATTGTAAATGGTGAATTTTATCCTGTGATCCGTCACCCTGTTCTGCGGAAAATTATATGTCCTTATCTTTTCGCTCCTGTCGGCGCTGCCGACCTGATTGCGCACAATATCGGCGGTGCTTTCGGCGGCATCTGAAGCCCGCTGCTCATAGATCTTCGCCTTTAACATGGTCATCACCTTGGCCTTGTTCTGAAACTGGCTCCGTTCGTTCTGGCATGAGGCCACGGCGCCTGTGGGAATATGCGTTATCCTGACGGCCGAATCCGTTTTGTTCACATGCTGACCGCCCTTGCCCGAAGACCTGTATGTGTCTATCCTCAGGTCGGCGGGTTCTATTTTTAGATCCACTTCCTCCGGCTCCGGATAAACGGCGACGGAAGCCGCTGATGTGTGTATCCTGCCGCCCGATTCGGTGGCGGGGATCCGCTGCACCCTGTGGACGCCGGCTTCAAACCTGAAATATGAATAGGCATTCTCTCCCGACACCTCAAAAACCGCTTCCTTGACTCCGCCCATTGGCGTTGAGTGGATTGAGAATATCTTGAGTTTCAGTCCGTAGATTTCAGCGGCCTTCTGATACATCTTAAAAAGATCACCCGCGAACAGTCCAGCCTCAAGGCCGCCAGTGCCAGCCCTGACCTCCACAATAACAGGTTTGCCCTCAAAAGGGCTTTTGGAAAGCAGCGCGGCAAGCTCGCCTCTGACCTTTTTATACTCGGCCTTGAGCGCGTTTTTTTCCTCCTCGTAAAGAAGCGACATTTCCTCATCATCTTTCATGGCATCGAGCCCCCCGAGGTCCTTTTCTATTTGAACAAGACGCGCGGCGGACGGATAAAAAGGCTTGAGTTTTTTGTAGCGGCCGTGGATTTCCGGATCAAAAGCGGTCGACTCGGCCAGACTCTTTTCCAGTTCCTCAAAATCCCTGACTATCTTAAGGTGTTTTTGCTCCAAGGTGACCTGACACTATTCTTCGTCGGGGGAAATTTTCTTTTTTGGGGCGAGTTTTGTTTTTTTGACCGCGGTTTTTTTCTTCACCGCTTTTTTGGGTTTCACCCTGACCGTTTGCCCGGCGGTTTTTTTGTATCTCTTCTCGAACTTGCTGAGGCTGCCCACGGAATCGATAAGTTTCTGTTTCCCCGTGAAAAAAGGATGGCAGGCCGAACATATCTCCAGCCTTATATCCGTTCCCATAGTGGACCGCACCTCAAAGGTGTTCCCGCAAGTGCATATAACCTTCACCGGCTTGTAGTCCGGATGTATTTTGTCTTTCATATTATTATGTCTCCTAAACACGGGGTTAAAACCCCGCCTACAACACAGTTATTCAGAGTGGATTGTCGCAAAAAATCAATTTCCTGTCAAACGGCGGCTAACCTTTAAAAATGACGGGACGGGAGCCTTCGGGAACCTGGCACACGCCCCTTATGCTGCCGCCCAGGCGCACGGTGACGGCAAAACCGCTGTCTGTTTTTGTTTTTTCCAGGATCTCGACGGGCAGCGTTTCCGATTTCGTCACGCCTATAAACCTCATCAGATAATCCGCCACCTCTCTGTCGTCGGTTATCCGCACGAAAATAATCGTACCCGGATCCACACGATCTATCTTAGGCGCGAGAAAGAACAAAAAACTCTTTGGCGCCTCTACCATCTCAACCCTCAACTCGATCTTGGATTCTTCCTTTCCTGCGGGATTTTTGGCGGACTCAACGCCCACACGGTGAAAATCAAAAACAGACAGCCGTTCTTTCATGAACTTGAAAAAAATATCCTCATTGAGTATTTTCCTGAGTATTGTTTCTATCAGACCTCCGGTCTTTTTATAATCAACGCCGTCAAAGATCCCATAGAAAGATTCGTTATCCTTGTCCTGCAGAAAAACCCTCAGGGCCTGCGTCACCGAAAGAGTCTTATCACGGACTATCTCATCCGACAGCCTCTTGGTGTATATCGTGTTTTCAAACTCGTGCCAGGGCATGTTCAAATCCAGCGAAAAAGTGTATGGATTCTTACTGATGGAAACAGCGTACCTCAAAACGGATTTTTTCTCCGACGATAAGGCCACAAATATTAATCCGCAGTTATAGCTGCTTTTCGCGGCGAATTTTATCTTCAGAACCGTGATATTCCTGTGCCTGGAAGCAAGATGCCGGTACGCGAGGTTGAGATCCCCGCCGTAAAGAGCGAATACCCTCTCAGCTGCGCGCTCGGAGCAGCCCAATTCTTCAACGAGTATCCCTGCTTCTTCCGTCATACGCTCAGGAGCTCCCTTCTGACTATATCCAGCGCTTTGACGGCGGCTCTTTTCTTCACGGCGAGCCTGTGACCCGGGAAAGCACATTTGACGCATTTCGTGGCTGCGCCGAGCGATGCCAGGGCTATAAAAACGGTCCCCTGCCTCACCCCGCCTGACGGGCCGGGGCCCGCAACGCCCGTTGTCGCTACGCCGTAATATGATCCCGACAATTTCAAGAGCGCTTCGGCCATCATAACCGCCGTTTCTTCGCTGACAACTCCCGCTTTTTTA
Encoded proteins:
- the murA gene encoding UDP-N-acetylglucosamine 1-carboxyvinyltransferase, yielding MLGLCRRTEKLEGTLEVSGSKNAALPILSACLLTDEKCVIRNVPDLEDVRVLFALLRKMGKTIKFEKNIAQVSGHLRSGSLPEKLVRKLRASVLVMGPVLARLGEGSFALPGGCALGERPIDIHLSGLKAMGASYSILRGRMIFRRQALKGAHIKFSFPSVGATENLLMASSCAGGVTVIENASVEPEIGDLCLFLRAMGAEITRKGSSYTVKGRACLGGADFTVMPDRIEAGTFLLAAASVGGRVRVDSACPAHLGALLTKLRATGVKISKKGNSLTVHSPKIIKPVNIVTGPYPAFPTDLQPLWAVYMLRASGRSSIKDRIFPARFMYVDELKRLGASMVLKNAVLMINRSRLSGTNIYACDLRAAAAMIIAGLMAEGETRVYELRHLFRGYENFFIKLRKLGANVSMEQLKEEK
- the prmC gene encoding peptide chain release factor N(5)-glutamine methyltransferase translates to MRDTVIAVCAGELYKAMRGDYPRLSGEEFDTLFNASLSLSYGEAAFSDKKINPVLRKKLTDNFLRRAAGTAVEYITGSVEFMGLTLEMEEGVFIPKNSTETLVERLLERSSAGMTLIDMGCGSGNISIAASKLGKLSVTACDINPAALRLTRKNAGKLGENIKILRSDLFADVKGRFDIIASNPPYIPSGETLDEAVLSQPAEALFSGADGLYCIRKLAVRSRDYLNDGGYLLIEIGALQERAVADILNAGGWKNVNFYKDLSGIMRVAEASC
- the prfA gene encoding peptide chain release factor 1, with the protein product MEQKHLKIVRDFEELEKSLAESTAFDPEIHGRYKKLKPFYPSAARLVQIEKDLGGLDAMKDDEEMSLLYEEEKNALKAEYKKVRGELAALLSKSPFEGKPVIVEVRAGTGGLEAGLFAGDLFKMYQKAAEIYGLKLKIFSIHSTPMGGVKEAVFEVSGENAYSYFRFEAGVHRVQRIPATESGGRIHTSAASVAVYPEPEEVDLKIEPADLRIDTYRSSGKGGQHVNKTDSAVRITHIPTGAVASCQNERSQFQNKAKVMTMLKAKIYEQRASDAAESTADIVRNQVGSADRSEKIRTYNFPQNRVTDHRIKFTIYNLTEFMEGRISAMTEKLNEELAGK
- the rpmE gene encoding 50S ribosomal protein L31, with amino-acid sequence MKDKIHPDYKPVKVICTCGNTFEVRSTMGTDIRLEICSACHPFFTGKQKLIDSVGSLSKFEKRYKKTAGQTVRVKPKKAVKKKTAVKKTKLAPKKKISPDEE